One Vespa velutina chromosome 9, iVesVel2.1, whole genome shotgun sequence DNA segment encodes these proteins:
- the LOC124951495 gene encoding probable multidrug resistance-associated protein lethal(2)03659 isoform X3 yields MMIHCIRSKIILICKVLQPLFLGYLLRYYNTTEVSKNEAYLYALGIILCSAINIFVVHPYMMAILHMGMKMRVACCSLIYRKALRLSRTALGNTTIGQAVNLLSNDVNRFDVAIIFLHYLWIAPLETIIITYFMFAEVQIAAIIGVATLLMFIPLQGYLGKKSSELRLRTAIRTDERVRLTNEIITGIQAIKMYTWEKPFSDLIEKARKKEINVIRSTSYIRGVTMSFIIFTTRMCLFITILAYVLLDGKITAEKVFILTAYYNILRQTMTVFFPQGITQVAEAMVSIRRLQKFMMYEEVTSKKKVDKNKHIVNQKNKNKTNLNNEVNDDVINRRNSSTEQPKLDNEDFIKLERVSAKWFSSENEYTLQDINIRVRPGELIAIVGQVGSGKSSLLNVILKELKVCSGNLQVNGSISYASQEPWLFAGSVRQNILFGQAMDQVRYNNVIKVCQLKRDFTLLPYGDKTIVGERGISLSGGQRARINLARAVYAESDIYLLDDPLSAVDAHVGKHMFEECVVKYLKGKTRVLVTHQLQYLHNVSRIIVLKDGVIQAEGTYDELGSKGVDFGHLLETPTNNEEQSSSTPASRSNSRNPSITSLSSCKTNDTSKQPEPEEVAEMRTKGSVSGKVYAGYFLAGGNWCIVALVFGFCVMAQSAASGGDFFISKWVNMEETSIDVTKDGATHLDWKGPIERETCIYIYSAFTVFTIGITLVRSLSFFNMCMRASTTLHDKMFRCISNAKMLFFNTNNSGRVLNRFSKDMGAVDELLPIALIDCIQIGLALLGIITVVAIANPWLMIPTVLIGLIFYYLRVFYIATSRSVKRLEGITRSPVFGHLNATLQGLPTIRSFEAGEILIKEFDNHQDLHSSAWFIFIASSRAFGFWLDVFCLVYIALVTLSFLIMYDDAAGSMKGGDVGLAITQSIGLTGMFQWGMRQSTELENQMTSVERILEYSKIESEPPLESTPDKKPPENWPQQGKIEFKGVSMRYSLLESPVLMDLTFFIKPKEKVGIVGRTGAGKSSLISALFRFAEIDGPILIDGIDTSTIGLHDLRSIMSIIPQEPFLFSGTLRRNLDPFDNYQDNLLWQALEEVELKEMGLEAHINEGGSNLSVGQRQLVCLARAIVRNNPILILDEATANVDPRTDELIQKTIRQKFENCTVLTIAHRLHTVMDSDRILVMDAGHAVEFDHPHILLQNNKGYLYSMVQETGQAMADALTIVAHDNYTSRYNSTSL; encoded by the exons ATGATGATCCACTGTATAAGAAGCAAAATAATTCTGATATGCAA ggTACTACAACCATTATTCCTTGGCTATTTACTGCGATATTATAATACTACAGAAGTATCAAAAAATGAAGCATATTTATATGCTCTTGGAATAATATTGTGTTCTgctattaatatatttgttgtaCACCCATACATGATGGCTATTCTTCATATGGGTATGAAAATGAGAGTAGCTTGCTGTTccttaatatatagaaaagcaTTAAGATTATCAAGAACTGCATTAGGAAACACAACGATTGGACAAGCCGTTAATCTTTTATCAAATGATGTAAATAGATTTGATGTCGCTATCATATTTTTACACTACTTATGGATTGCGCCACTTGaaactataattattacctACTTCATGTTCGCTGAAGTACAAATAGCTGCTATTATTGGTGTCGCAACATTGTTAATGTTTATACCACTTCAAG GATATTTGGGTAAGAAGTCATCGGAATTAAGATTGAGAACAGCTATAAGAACAGATGAAAGAGTTAGATTAACAAACGAGATTATAACTGGAATTCAAGCGATCAAAATGTATACATGGGAAAAACCATTCAGTGATTTAATAGAGAAAGCtagaaa GAAAGAAATCAATGTTATCCGTTCAACGTCATACATCCGAGGTGTTACAAtgtcattcattattttcactaCAAGAATGTGTTTGTTTATCACTATATTGGCCTACGTCTTATTAGATGGAAAGATAACAGctgaaaaagtttttatattgacagcatattataatattttacgacaAACTATGACAGTTTTTTTCCCACAAG gTATTACCCAAGTAGCAGAAGCTATGGTTTCTATAAGAAGATTACAGAAATTTATGATGTATGAGGAAGtgacatcgaaaaaaaaagtagataagAATAAACATATTGTAAaccaaaagaataaaaacaaaactaatTTAAACAATGAAGTAAATGATGATGTAATAAATAGGAGGAACAGTTCTACCGAACAACCGAAATTAGATAACGaggattttataaaattagaacGTGTTTCTGCTAAATGGTTTTCATCTGAAAACGAATATACATTGCAGGATATTAATATACGTGTTCGTCCAGGTGAACTTATAGCGATAGTTGGACAAGTTGGTTCAGGAAAAAGCAGTTTGTTAAATGTTATCTTAAAGGAATTGAAAGTATGCTCCGGTAATTTACAA GTTAATGGAAGTATCTCTTACGCTAGTCAAGAACCATGGTTATTTGCTGGTTCGGTtagacaaaatattttatttggtCAAGCGATGGATCAAGTTCGAtacaataatgttattaaagtaTGTCAATTAAAAAGGGACTTTACATTGTTACCTTATGGCGATAAGACAATAGTAGGAGAACGAGGTATAAGTTTGTCCGGCGGTCAACGTGCTAG gaTAAATTTAGCAAGAGCGGTTTATGCAGAATCGGATATTTACTTGCTGGATGATCCATTAAGCGCCGTAGATGCTCACGTTGGTAAACATATGTTCGAGGAGTGcgttgttaaatatttaaaaggaaaaaccaGAGTACTTGTTACTCATCAATTACAATATTTGCACAATGTCAGTAGAATTATTGTATTGAAGGATGGCGTGATTCAGGCGGAGGG GACGTACGACGAGTTGGGCTCAAAAGGAGTCGATTTTGGACATTTGTTGGAAACTCCAACGAACAACGAGGAACAATCATCATCTACGCCCGCAAGTAGAAGCAATTCTCGTAATCCAAGTATCACTTCGTTGAGTTCTTGCAAGACGAATGACACCAGCAAGCAACCAGAACCAGAagag gtAGCCGAAATGCGAACTAAAGGTAGTGTTTCTGGAAAAGTTTACGCTGGCTATTTCTTAGCCGGTGGTAATTGGTGTATAGTTGCATTAGTATTTGGATTTTGTGTAATGGCACAATCGGCAGCAAGCGGAGGtgatttctttatatctaaatGGGTCAATATGGAAGAGACGTCG ATTGATGTAACGAAAGACGGTGCTACACATTTGGACTGGAAAGGACCGATTGAACGAGAaacttgtatttatatatacagtgCTTTTACTGTATTTACCATAGGAATAACTCTCGTACGTtcgttatcatttttcaatatgtgtATGCGAGCGTCAACTACGTTACACGATAAAATGTTTCGTTGTATCAGTAATGCAAAAATGTTATTCTTCAATACTAATAACTCTGGTCGAGTTCTCAATCGATTTTCAAAGGATATGGGAGCCGTAGATGAACTTTTACCAATAGCATTGATCGATTGCATACAAATTGGCTTAGCATTGCTCGGAATTATAACAGTCGTTGCCATTGCTAATCCATGGTTAATGATACCGACTGTTTTAATTggattgatattttattatctacgaGTTTTCTATATTGCGACAAGTCGGAGCGTTAAACGTCTCGAAGGAATCA CCCGTTCACCGGTGTTTGGACACCTGAACGCAACGCTACAGGGTTTACCAACGATACGATCCTTCGAAGCCGGTGAAATCCTTATTAAGGAATTCGACAATCATCAGGATTTGCATTCCTCGGCTTGGTTTATATTCATTGCCTCCTCTCGTGCCTTTGGATTTTGGTTAGATGTCTTCTGCCTGGTGTACATAGCTTTGGTTACTCTGAGCTTTCTCATTATGTATGATGATGCTGCTGGATCGATGAAAGGTGGTGACGTTGGTCTGGCGATTACTCAAAGTATTGGTTTGACCGGGATGTTCCAATGGGGTATGCGACAGAGTACAGAATTGGAAAATCAAATGACATCGGTCGAACGTATACTCGAGTACAG taAAATCGAGAGCGAACCACCGTTGGAAAGTACACCCGACAAGAAACCACCAGAAAATTGGCCTCAACAGGGAAAGATCGAGTTCAAAGGTGTATCGATGCGTTATTCATTATTAGAATCACCAGTATTAATGGATTTAACATTCTTTATAAAGCCAAAGGAAAAGGTAGGGATCGTTGGTAGAACAGGAGCAGGTAAATCCTCATTGATTTCTGCATTGTTCCGTTTCGCTGAAATCGATGGACCAATATTGATCGATGGTATTGATACAAGTACAATTGGCCTACACGATTTACGTTCGATAATGAGTATAATACCGCAAGagccatttttattttctggcACATTAAGAAGAAATCTTGATCCGTTTGATAATTATCAAGACAATTTATTGTGGCAAGCATTGGAAGAAGTTGAACTTAAAGAAATGGGATTGGAGGCACACATTAACGAAGGTGGATCTAATTTGAGCGTTGGCCAACGACAATTGGTATGTTTGGCACGAGCGATCGTACGAAATAATCCAATTCTTATCTTGGATGAAGCCACGGCCAATGTCGATCCACGTACGGATGAACTTATACAAAAGACTATACGTCAAAAGTTTGAGAATTGTACGGTACTTACTATTGCACATCGTCTTCATACCGTCATGGATAGCGATCGTATATTGGTAATGGATGCCGGTCATGCGGTG GAATTCGATCATCCCCATATATTGTTACAAAACAATAAAGGATACTTATACAGTATGGTGCAAGAAACGGGTCAAGCCATGGCGGACGCCTTGACCATTGTAGCTCATGATAATTATACGTCTCGTTACAACTCCACGTCACTTTGA